Proteins from a single region of Primulina tabacum isolate GXHZ01 chromosome 5, ASM2559414v2, whole genome shotgun sequence:
- the LOC142546382 gene encoding aspartic proteinase PCS1 → MKIHSTFSFTAFLILLQTRIILFGSAESMRINRSNSTRVLVLPLKIQEIPSVPSKLPFTHNVTLTISLSVGTPPQNVTMVLDTGSELSWLQCNATRVNQPVFEPTRSVSYSPIACSSPTCTIRTQDFSIPASCDSKNLCHAILSYADASSSEGTLSMDTFIIAGSNFSNTIFGCMDSGFSSNPDEDCKTTGLMGMNRGALSFVSQMEFKRFSYCISGSDFPGILLFGDSNFTWLVTLNYTPLIQISNPLPYFNREAYTVQLEGIKVSDKPLQLPKYVFEPDHTGAGQTMVDSGTQFTFLLGPAYTALRNEFVNQTTNILRVFEDPNFVFQGAFDLCFRVPSNSTYLPELPSVSLLFHGAEITVSGQQLLYRVPGEVREIDSIHCFTFGNSDLLGVEAYIIGHHHQQNVWMEFDLENSRIGVASVRCDEEGQRFGVHR, encoded by the coding sequence ATGAAGATCCACTCAACCTTCTCCTTCACTGCGTTTCTCATACTGCTCCAGACCCGAATAATCCTTTTCGGGTCGGCTGAATCAATGCGCATTAACAGATCAAATTCAACCAGAGTCCTCGTCTTGCCACTGAAAATCCAAGAGATCCCATCTGTCCCGAGCAAGCTTCCCTTCACCCACAACGTCACTCTCACGATTTCACTGTCTGTCGGCACGCCTCCGCAGAATGTAACCATGGTGCTCGACACAGGCAGCGAGCTCTCATGGCTGCAATGCAACGCGACCCGGGTAAACCAACCCGTTTTCGAGCCGACCCGATCGGTTTCTTACTCTCCAATCGCTTGTTCTTCGCCCACGTGCACGATCCGAACTCAGGATTTCTCCATACCCGCTTCGTGCGATTCCAAGAATCTTTGCCACGCCATTCTGTCGTACGCGGACGCATCGTCTTCTGAAGGAACTTTGTCGATGGACACTTTTATTATCGCCGGGTCGAATTTCTCCAACACCATTTTCGGGTGCATGGATTCGGGGTTCAGCAGCAATCCGGATGAGGATTGCAAGACCACCGGGCTGATGGGCATGAACCGCGGCGCTCTCTCTTTCGTCTCCCAAATGGAATTCAAGAGATTCTCGTACTGCATTTCGGGCTCGGATTTTCCCGGTATTCTACTCTTCGGAGACTCCAATTTCACTTGGCTTGTGACCTTGAACTACACCCCTTTGATCCAAATTTCCAACCCGCTGCCATATTTCAACAGGGAGGCGTACACAGTCCAGCTCGAAGGCATCAAGGTCTCGGATAAGCCGCTCCAGCTACCAAAGTACGTATTCGAACCAGACCACACCGGAGCAGGGCAAACAATGGTCGATTCAGGTACCCAGTTCACTTTCCTCCTCGGCCCAGCTTACACTGCTCTGAGAAACGAATTCGTGAACCAAACCACCAACATCCTGCGGGTTTTCGAGGACCCGAACTTCGTGTTCCAGGGGGCGTTCGACTTATGCTTCCGGGTACCATCAAACTCGACTTATTTACCCGAACTTCCATCAGTGAGCCTACTGTTTCATGGGGCGGAGATCACCGTCTCGGGGCAGCAGCTGCTGTATCGGGTCCCGGGAGAAGTGCGGGAGATTGATTCGATACACTGCTTCACGTTTGGCAACTCAGATCTGCTGGGGGTGGAGGCTTACATCATCGGGCATCATCATCAACAGAATGTGTGGATGGAATTTGATCTGGAAAATTCAAGAATCGGCGTTGCTTCGGTGCGATGCGATGAAGAAGGACAAAGATTTGGTGTTCATCGTTAA
- the LOC142544733 gene encoding amino acid transporter AVT1D-like: protein MKLEEEDFGPDRMIQIETDDEENEAERVCHNHEDDSESDITRPSRDPSFNGMDSDPCGSWPQSYRRSMDMYTMLTPPSVSIPRNSFLQQSGDKRPQTISDTEFSLSKPLISATSDKEEVTSSALPVREFTACGLRVSISELSSTQQCTYSQSVINSVNALCGIGVLSTPYALKEGGWFSIALLFAFGIITCYTGILLKRCLESSTQLQTYPDIGQAAFGLGGRICIAVILYLELYSSCIEFLIMMSDNMSAFFPNAQMDIARIHLDSYQICAIVATLVVLPTVWLRNLSLLSYISVGGVFTMILVVLCLLWVGATSEIGFHPSGNALNFARLPITIGIYSFCYGSHSVFPNIYSSMDDPSRFPSLLVFSFAIAGILYAGVAVFGFLMFGEDTSPQFTLNLPTKLVASNIAGWTVVVAPVTKYALSLTPVALGIEELLPPAQSRSQFVSIFIRTSLVASTLVVALTVPYFGSLMAMIGSFLVMLVSVIIPCACYMQIHRGGLTKLQIAVCVFIIVVGVFCAIVGTYSAMASMTDS, encoded by the exons ATGAAGCTGGAAGAAGAAGACTTTGGTCCAGACCGCATGATTCAAATCGAGACAGATGATGAAGAAAATGAGGCTGAAAGGGTATGTCACAATCATGAAGATGATTCTGAATCTGACATTACCCGCCCCTCGCGAGACCCTTCGTTTAACGGTATGGATTCAGATCCTTGTGGTTCTTGGCCTCAAAGTTACAG GCGATCGATGGACATGTACACAATGTTAACACCTCCCTCGGTTAGCATCCCAAGGAACAGCTTCTTGCAGCAATCGGGAGATAAGAGACCACAGACGATATCAGATACCGAATTTTCGCTATCAAAGCCTCTCATATCCGCAACCAGCGATAAAGAAGAAGTTACCTCCTCAGCACTTCCTGTGAGGGAATTCACCGCATGTGGATTACGGGTTTCAATCAGCGAACTGTCATCGACACAGCAGTGTACATATTCTCAATCAGTAATCAACT CGGTAAATGCTTTGTGTGGAATAGGAGTCCTTTCTACTCCATATGCACTCAAAGAAGGAGGGTGGTTCAGTATCGCGCTTCTCTTTGCCTTTGGAATCATTACCTGCTACACCGGAATCTTGTTGAAGCGATGTTTAGAAAGCTCGACTCAACTGCAAACTTATCCAGATATCGGGCAGGCTGCTTTCGGGTTGGGTGGCCGAATATGCATTGCT GTCATCTTGTATTTGGAGCTATAT TCTTCTTGTATCGAATTCTTGATCATGATGAGCGATAACATGTCGGCCTTTTTCCCAAACGCTCAAATGGATATTGCCAGGATTCACCTCGACTCGTATCAAATCTGTGCTATTGTTGCCACCCTTGTTGTTCTTCCAACGGTTTGGCTAAGAAACCTCAGTTTGCTATCATACATTTCAG TTGGTGGAGTATTCACTATGATCCTTGTAGTGCTTTGCTTGTTATGGGTCGGGGCGACCAGTGAAATTGGCTTCCATCCGAGTGGAAACGCTTTAAACTTCGCCAGATTACCTATAACAATTGGTATATACAGTTTCTGCTATGGTAGCCATTCAGTCTTCCCGAACATATACTCTTCCATGGATGATCCTTCAAGATTTCCTTCACTTTTAGTTTTCAG CTTTGCAATTGCTGGTATACTGTATGCTGGTGTGGCAGTATTTGGATTCCTAATGTTCGGCGAAGACACGAGTCCTCAGTTCACGTTGAATCTGCCCACGAAGTTAGTAGCATCGAATATCGCCGGATGGACTGTG GTTGTGGCCCCTGTGACAAAGTATGCTCTATCTCTTACTCCAGTCGCGTTAGGAATCGAGGAACTCCTGCCTCCTGCTCAGAGTAGATCTCAGTTTGTGTCTATATTCATCAGAACAAGTTTGGTTGCTTCGACGCTAGTCGTGGCCTTAACAGTTCCATATTTTG GATCCCTAATGGCAATGATAGGATCCTTTCTTGTGATGCTTGTG TCCGTGATCATACCCTGCGCCTGCTACATGCAAATTCATCGAGGGGGACTAACAAAGCTTCAG ATTGCAGTGTGCGTGTTTATTATCGTTGTGGGCGTATTTTGCGCCATCGTCGGCACGTACTCGGCAATGGCAAGCATGACAGACTCGTAA